In the genome of Streptomyces fagopyri, the window ACGCGTCGGCGCTCTCCACGACCGTCGCCTCCACCTTCGGCGGCCCGCTGGTCAAGGTCGCGGCGTTCGGCTACGGCGTCCGCCGGGCCATCGGCGGCCGCCGGGAGAACGTGCCCCCCAAAGCGTCCCGGCGTACCGTGATCGTGGGCCGCACCGTCCCGTCCGCGCGACGGGGAAAGCGGAAGAAGGACTGACGCAGCGATGTTCCGCCGTACGTTCTGGTTCACCGCCGGCGCAGCCGCGGGTGTGTGGGCCACCACCAAGGTCAACCGCAAGCTCAAGCAGCTGACTCCCGAGAGCCTCGCCGCCCAGGCCGCGAACAAGGCGCTCGCGGCAGGGCACCGCCTCAAGGACTTCGCGCTCGACGTCCGCGACGGCATGGCCCAGCGGGAGGCCGAACTCGACGAGGCGCTCGGGCTCGGCGCGTCCGCCGACCACGAACTCCCCGCACCCCGGCGGTACACCGCCATCGAGAACCGTAACGATCCGAGGTATGTCGAGAGGTCGACGTACTCGCACAACCGGAATGAGGACCACTGATGGAGTCGGCCGAGATTCGCCGCCGCTGGTTGAGCTTCTACGAGGAGCGCGGTCACACCGTCGTCCCCTCGGCGTCGCTCATCGCGGACGACCCGACTCTGCTCCTGGTCCCCGCGGGCATGGTCCCCTTCAAGCCGTACTTCCTCGGCGAGGTCAAGCCGCCGTGGTCGCGCGCCACCAGCGTGCAGAAGTGCGTGCGCACGCCCGACATCGAAGAGGTCGGCAAGACCACGCGCCACGGCACGTTCTTCCAGATGTGCGGCAACTTCTCCTTCGGCGACTACTTCAAGGAAGGTGCCATCACCTACGCCTGGGAGATGCTCACCTCGCCCCAGGACAAGGGTGGTTACGGGCTCGACCCCGAGCGGCTGTGGATCACGGTCTACCTCGACGACGACGAGGCCGAGTCCATCTGGCGCGACAAGATCGGTGTCCCCGCCGAGCGCATCCAGCGCCTCGGCAAGAAGGACAACTACTGGTCCATGGGCGTCCCGGGCCCGTGCGGCCCCTGCTCCGAGATCAACTACGACCGCGGTCCGGAGTTCGGTGCCGAGGGCGGCCCGGCCGTCAACGACGAGCGGTACGTGGAGATCTGGAACCTGGTCTTCATGCAGTACGAGCGCGGCGAGGGCACCTCGAAGGAGGACTTCGAGATCCTCGGCGAGCTGCCCAGCAAGAACATCGACACCGGCCTCGGCCTGGAACGCCTCGCCATGATTCTGCAGGACGTGCAGAACATGTACGAGATCGACACCTCCATGGCCGTCATCAGGAAGGCCACCGAGCTGACGGGCGTCGAGTACGGCGCCGCCCACGACTCCGACGTCTCGCTGCGCGTGGTCACCGACCACATGCGGACGTCCGTGATGCTCATCGGTGACGGCGTGAGCCCCGGCAACGAGGGCCGCGGATACGTCCTGCGCCGCATCATGCGCCGCGCCATCCGCAACATGCGGCTGCTCGGTGCGACGGGTCCGGTCGTCAAGGACCTCATCGACGTCGTGATCGAGATGATGGGCCAGCAGTACCCGGAGCTGGTCGGCGACCGCCGGCGCATCGAGACCGTGGCCCTCGCCGAGGAGGCCGCCTTCCTCAAGACACTGAAGGCCGGCACGAACATCCTCGACACGGCCATCACGGACACCAAGGAGTCCGGCGGCACCGTGCTCGCCGGCGACAAGGCCTTCCTGCTCCACGACACCTGGGGCTTCCCGATCGACCTCACCCTCGAGATGGCCGCCGAACAGGGCCTGTCCGTGGACGAGGACGGCTTCCGCCGCCTGATGAAGGAGCAGCGGGACAAGGCCAAGGCCGACGCCCGCGCCAAGAAGACCGGTCACGCGGACCTCGGCGCCTACCGGCAGATCGCCGACGCCGCCGGTGAGACCGACTTCATCGGGTACGACCGGACCGAGGGGGAGTCGAGGATCGTCGGCATCCTGGTCGACGGTGTGTCGTCGCCCGCCGCCACCGAGGGCGACGAGGTCGAGATCGTTCTCGACCGCACCCCGTTCTACGCCGAGGGCGGTGGCCAGATCGGCGACACCGGGCGCATCAGGGTGGACAGCGGCGCGATCGTCGAGGTCCGTGACTGCCAGAAGCCCGTCCCGGGCGTGTACGTCCACAAGGGCGTCGTCCAGGTCGGCGAGGTCACCGTCGGCGCCCAGGCCCAGGCCATCATCGACACCCGTCGGCGGACGGCCATCGCCCGCGCCCACTCGGCCACGCACCTCACCCACCAGGCCCTGCGCGACGCCCTCGGCCCGACGGCCGCCCAGGCCGGCTCCGAGAACCAGCCGGGCCGCTTCCGCTTCGACTTCGGTTCGCCCTCGGCCGTCCCCACGGCCGTCATGACCGACGTCGAGCAGAAGATCAACGAGGTGCTCGCCCGTGACCTGGACGTGCACGCCGAGATCCTGAGCCTCGACGAGGCCAAGAAGCAGGGCGCCATCGCCGAGTTCGGCGAGAAGTACGGCGAGCGGGTGCGCGTCGTGACGATCGGCGACTTCTCCAAGGAGCTGTGCGGCGGCACGCACGTCCACAACACCG includes:
- the alaS gene encoding alanine--tRNA ligase, whose translation is MESAEIRRRWLSFYEERGHTVVPSASLIADDPTLLLVPAGMVPFKPYFLGEVKPPWSRATSVQKCVRTPDIEEVGKTTRHGTFFQMCGNFSFGDYFKEGAITYAWEMLTSPQDKGGYGLDPERLWITVYLDDDEAESIWRDKIGVPAERIQRLGKKDNYWSMGVPGPCGPCSEINYDRGPEFGAEGGPAVNDERYVEIWNLVFMQYERGEGTSKEDFEILGELPSKNIDTGLGLERLAMILQDVQNMYEIDTSMAVIRKATELTGVEYGAAHDSDVSLRVVTDHMRTSVMLIGDGVSPGNEGRGYVLRRIMRRAIRNMRLLGATGPVVKDLIDVVIEMMGQQYPELVGDRRRIETVALAEEAAFLKTLKAGTNILDTAITDTKESGGTVLAGDKAFLLHDTWGFPIDLTLEMAAEQGLSVDEDGFRRLMKEQRDKAKADARAKKTGHADLGAYRQIADAAGETDFIGYDRTEGESRIVGILVDGVSSPAATEGDEVEIVLDRTPFYAEGGGQIGDTGRIRVDSGAIVEVRDCQKPVPGVYVHKGVVQVGEVTVGAQAQAIIDTRRRTAIARAHSATHLTHQALRDALGPTAAQAGSENQPGRFRFDFGSPSAVPTAVMTDVEQKINEVLARDLDVHAEILSLDEAKKQGAIAEFGEKYGERVRVVTIGDFSKELCGGTHVHNTAQLGLVKLLGESSIGSGVRRIEALVGVDAYNFLAKEHTVVAQLQELIKGRPEELPEKVSAMLGKLKDAEKEIDKFRAEKVLQAAAGLAGSAKDVRGVALVTGQVPDGTGADDLRKLVLDVRGRIQGGRAVVVALFTTAGGKPLTVIATNEAARERGLKAGDLVRTAAKTLGGGGGGKPDVAQGGGQNPAAIGEAMDAVERLVGETAK
- a CDS encoding DUF6167 family protein; the encoded protein is MFRRTFWFTAGAAAGVWATTKVNRKLKQLTPESLAAQAANKALAAGHRLKDFALDVRDGMAQREAELDEALGLGASADHELPAPRRYTAIENRNDPRYVERSTYSHNRNEDH